In the Desulfuromonas sp. DDH964 genome, GGCCTGCCCACCTACAAGAAGGGCTTTATCGCGCTGCGCAACCGCAACCTGAACATGAACGCGCTGATGTCGATCGCGGTGACCGGCGCGATGCTGATCGGCCAGTGGCCGGAAGCGGCGATGGTCATGTTCCTGTTCGCGCTGGCGGAGATTATCGAAGCGAAATCGCTGGACCGGGCGCGCAACGCCATTCGAGGGCTGATGGACCTGGCTCCGGAGACGGCGACCGTGCGTCAGCCCGACGGCAGCTGGGCGGAGGTTCCGGCGAAAAGCGTCGCGCTCGACGCGGTGGTACGGGTGAGGCCGGGCGAACGGATCGCGCTGGACGGCGAAATCGTCTCGGGCAGCTCGACCGTCAATCAGGCGCCGATCACCGGCGAGAGCCTGCCGGTGGAAAAGGCCGAGCAGGACCCGGTGTTTGCCGGCACCATCAACGAGTCCGGCTCCTTTGAGTACCGGGTGACGGCGCTCGCCGCGAACACCACGCTGGCGCGCATCATCCATGCCGTGGAGGCCGCCCAAGGCAGCCGCGCTCCCACGCAGCGCTTCGTTGACCGGTTCGCCCGGGTCTACACCCCGGCGGTCTTCGTCGTCGCCCTGGTCACGGCCCTGATCCCGCCGCTCGCCTTCGGTGCGGCGTGGATCGACGCGATCTACAAGGCGCTGGTGCTGCTGGTGGTGGCCTGCCCCTGCGCCCTGGTGATCTCCACCCCGGTGACCATCGTCAGCGGTCTGGCGGCTGCGGCGCGCAGGGGTATTCTCATCAAAGGCGGAGTCTATCTCGAAGGGGGGCGCAAGCTCGCCGTGCTGGCGCTGGACAAGACCGGGACCATCACCCACGGCAAACCCGAACAGACCGATTTCGATGCGTTCGTCGCTGACGAGCAGAAGGTGCGCCAGTTGGCGGCCAGCCTGGCGGCCCGCTCCGACCATCCGGTCTCGCAAGCGATCGCCCGCGCCGCACAGCAGGCTGACCTGGACCCGGCGGAGGTCGCGGAGTTTGCCGCGATCCCCGGTCGCGGCGTACGCGGCACGCTGGACGGTCAACTGTATCACCTGGGCAATCACCGGCTGATTGGCGAACTCGGGCTGACGACAGCGACGTTGGAAAAACGGCTCGACAAGCTGGAGCGTCAGGGGAAGACCGCCGTCATGCTGACGACTCAAAATGAAGTGCTGGGTCTTTTCGCGGTCGCCGATACCGTCAAGGAGAGCAGTCGGCTGGCCATCGGCGAACTTCATGCCCTGGGGGTCCGGACGCTGATGCTAACCGGCGACAATCCGCATACCGCCGAAGCGATCGCCGGGC is a window encoding:
- a CDS encoding heavy metal translocating P-type ATPase, with the translated sequence MSGCTSNGCGCPSASMPSSEPPSTGENRVVYQIKNMDCPTEEALIRDKLGRLPGVAELEFNLVQRTLAVTHRLPSPEPLEKALAAIGMQAVRDTLSPAGQTTVLGIAKMDCPTEEGLIRGNLTGMPGVAGLDFNLVQRTLTLQHAPEALPSILAALKSLGLEAQVQGGAVAGEVSAPAEPAKTNWWPMLVSGVSATASEVVYWWNGGFHWTVAALALLAIFSGGLPTYKKGFIALRNRNLNMNALMSIAVTGAMLIGQWPEAAMVMFLFALAEIIEAKSLDRARNAIRGLMDLAPETATVRQPDGSWAEVPAKSVALDAVVRVRPGERIALDGEIVSGSSTVNQAPITGESLPVEKAEQDPVFAGTINESGSFEYRVTALAANTTLARIIHAVEAAQGSRAPTQRFVDRFARVYTPAVFVVALVTALIPPLAFGAAWIDAIYKALVLLVVACPCALVISTPVTIVSGLAAAARRGILIKGGVYLEGGRKLAVLALDKTGTITHGKPEQTDFDAFVADEQKVRQLAASLAARSDHPVSQAIARAAQQADLDPAEVAEFAAIPGRGVRGTLDGQLYHLGNHRLIGELGLTTATLEKRLDKLERQGKTAVMLTTQNEVLGLFAVADTVKESSRLAIGELHALGVRTLMLTGDNPHTAEAIAGQVGIDEARGNQLPEDKLNTIESLVGGPSRVGMVGDGINDAPALARADIGFAMGAAGTDTAIETADVALMDDDLRKLPTFLRLSRTTAAILTQNIVLALGIKAVFIALTFTGQATMWMAVFADMGASLLVVFNGLRLLRR